In the Topomyia yanbarensis strain Yona2022 chromosome 3, ASM3024719v1, whole genome shotgun sequence genome, one interval contains:
- the LOC131686822 gene encoding uncharacterized protein LOC131686822: MSTTEDLDTLMSRFWSCEEVESGNTFSLEEKRCEELFLNTVKRDETGRYTVSLPKDEDAISRLGESRDIALRRLQGTERRLARDENLRKQYTDFMEEYLHLGHMRKVEEVATDSVKRCYLPHHPVVKDSSTTTKVRVVFDASCKTSSGLSLNDVLLVGPVIQEDLRSIILRSRTKQIMLVSDVEKMFRQINVCPEDRPLQCILWRNSSAEEISTYELNTVTYGTKPAPFLATRTLKQLVLDEESRYPLAAKADIEDTYMDDVITGADEVKTAIDLRVQLEAMTSNGGFRLRKWASNCPDVLNGIEEEELAIRSPEGIVLDPDPSIKTLGLT, encoded by the coding sequence ATGTCGACAACGGAGGATTTGGACACGTTGATGTCTCGATTTTGGTCATGTGAGGAAGTCGAGTCTGGCAACACATTTTCGCTGGAAGAGAAACGCTGCGAAGAGTTGTTTCTGAACACTGTTAAAAGGGATGAAACCGGTCGGTACACAGTCTCCCTACCTAAGGATGAAGACGCTATCTCAAGGTTGGGCGAGTCAAGGGACATCGCACTCCGACGTCTTCAAGGAACCGAGCGTAGGTTGGCTAGGGACGAAAATCTACGGAAGCAGTATACTGATTTTATGGAGGAGTACCTGCATCTAGGTCATATGCGGAAGGTCGAAGAAGTTGCTACAGATTCGGTTAAACGGTGCTATTTGCCACACCATCCAGTGGTAAAGGATTCCAGTACCACTACCAAGGTACGGGTGGTATTCGACGCTTCCTGCAAGACTTCTTCCGGACTATCATTGAACGACGTGTTACTGGTGGGGCCGGTGATACAGGAGGACCTCCGTTCCATTATCCTACGCAGTCGGACAAAACAAATCATGCTCGTGTCCGACGTGGAAAAGATGTTCCGACAAATCAATGTTTGCCCAGAAGATCGACCGTTGCAGTGTATTCTCTGGCGAAACTCGTCTGCCGAGGAGATATCCACCTACGAGCTCAACACGGTAACATACGGTACTAAGCCAGCGCCATTTTTGGCCACCAGAACGCTAAAACAATTGGTGCTAGATGAGGAAAGCCGGTATCCACTAGCGGCCAAGGCAGACATCGAGGATACCTATATGGATGACGTCATCACAGGAGCAGACGAGGTAAAAACTGCAATTGATCTGCGAGTGCAGCTAGAAGCAATGACGTCAAATGGAGGATTTCGTCTACGGAAGTGGGCGTCGAACTGTCCCGACGTACTGAACGGAATCGAGGAGGAAGAGCTTGCCATCCGATCACCTGAAGGCATTGTTTTGGATCCAGACCCTTCGATAAAAACCTTGGGACTGACCTGA
- the LOC131686823 gene encoding uncharacterized protein LOC131686823: MPVTDTLRFQFTIPNLNTEVPLTKRCVLSVIATLFDPLGLLGAAITTAKIFMQLLWTLRDENDQRLDWDQPLPPTVGEAWRKYHEQLPLFNEIRIDRCVIITDTVSVEIHCFSDASEKAYGACLYLRSENAVGEVKVRLLTSKSRVAPLKCQTIPRLELCGALLAAQLYEKVDKSIKITVKSYFWTDSTCVLRWLAANPTTWTTFVANRVAKIQSITQGSRWSHVPGIQNPADLVSRGISPNDIVLNTFWWQGPSWLEKTEEHRPLLPDNLPTDKEDEEKRHTVLAGTVSSIAEFNQLYIGKFSSYSDLLRRTAYWLRLIKLLRTPRKDRKAPTFLSTDELKEAENTLVRLVQREVFVEEWKALSKENAVSKSSPLRWFNPFVSQDQLIRLGGRLKHSMESENTKHPAVLPPRHIFTRLLLRYYHERLLHAGPQLLLGVVRLRFWPLGGRSVVRHIIHQCHICFRSKPSTVQQFMGDLPASRVTVSRPFSRTGVDYFGPLYVRPAPRRTAVKAYVAIFVCLCTKAVHLELVTDLSTDRFLQALRRFVVRRGRCTDIYSDNGTNFVGARNKLQEFLRLLKDSHHNDIVSKQLAKEGIQWHFSPPSAPHFGGIWEAAVRSAKIHLLKVVGETPVSPEDMNTLLVQVEGCLNSRPLTPMSDDPNDLQPLTPAHFLIGESLHAVPDPDLSSIPMNRLTQWQLTQQRLQNFWKRWRKEYLCQLQGRTKRWKPAVRIDIGKLVVIKDDNQPPMRWKMGRIVQTHPGDDGTVRVVTLKTATGMLTRPVEKLCLLPISDDNDDIQSSEVHHQQS; this comes from the coding sequence ATGCCAGTAACCGACACACTTAGGTTTCAGTTCACCATCCCCAATTTGAACACAGAAGTTCCTCTTACCAAACGGTGTGTGCTTTCGGTGATTGCTACACTGTTTGATCCATTAGGCCTGTTGGGCGCTGCTATCACTACAGCGAAGATCTTCATGCAGCTGCTGTGGACGTTGCGAGACGAAAATGACCAACGACTAGATTGGGACCAGCCGTTACCTCCAACGGTGGGTGAGGCCTGGAGAAAGTATCACGAGCAACTTCCACTGTTCAATGAAATCCGTATCGACCGCTGCGTTATCATCACAGACACGGTATCTGTGGAGATCCATTGTTTTTCGGATGCCTCGGAGAAGGCATACGGAGCATGTCTGTATCTCAGGAGTGAGAATGCGGTCGGGGAGGTAAAGGTTAGGCTTTTGACCTCAAAATCAAGGGTTGCCCCCTTAAAATGTCAGACGATTCCTCGGCTGGAGTTGTGTGGTGCACTTTTAGCAGCACAACTCTACGAAAAGGTGGACAAGTCAATAAAAATCACGGTAAAATCATATTTCTGGACGGATTCAACCTGTGTCCTGCGTTGGCTTGCGGCTAATCCAACGACCTGGACCACCTTCGTCGCCAACCGAGTGGCAAAAATACAGTCCATTACACAAGGATCAAGATGGAGTCACGTACCTGGTATCCAGAATCCGGCAGATCTAGTTTCGAGAGGGATTTCGCCAAATGACATCGTTCTGAATACGTTTTGGTGGCAAGGACCGAGCTGGTTAGAGAAGACGGAAGAGCATAGGCCTCTCTTACCAGATAATCTGCCGACAGACAAGGAAGACGAGGAGAAACGACACACGGTGCTAGCTGGAACGGTTTCATCAATCGCTGAATTCAACCAATTATACATTGGTAAATTTTCGTCGTACAGCGACCTTCTTCGTCGAACTGCCTACTGGCTGCGTCTGATTAAACTTTTACGAACCCCGCGGAAGGATAGAAAGGCCCCTACGTTCCTGTCTACTGATGAGTTAAAGGAGGCGGAAAACACTCTGGTTCGATTGGTTCAGAGGGAGGTGTTCGTTGAGGAATGGAAGGCGCTCTCCAAGGAAAATGCGGTTTCCAAGAGCTCGCCGCTTCGATGGTTTAATCCGTTTGTCTCCCAAGACCAGTTGATCAGACTTGGCGGTCGTTTAAAGCATTCGATGGAGTCTGAAAACACCAAACATCCGGCCGTTTTACCCCCTCGGCACATATTTACACGCTTGCTGTTACGGTATTACCATGAACGACTTCTGCACGCTGGACCACAGTTGCTGTTGGGAGTTGTTAGGCTTCGATTTTGGCCGCTGGGAGGCAGGAGTGTAGTTCGGCACATTATCCATCAGTGTCATATATGCTTCCGATCGAAACCATCGACCGTACAGCAGTTTATGGGGGATCTACCAGCTTCACGGGTCACCGTATCCCGTCCATTTTCTCGCACAGGTGTCGACTACTTTGGACCCCTCTATGTGAGACCAGCTCCAAGGCGTACGGCAGTTAAGGCTTACGTTGCTATATTCGTGTGTCTGTGTACCAAGGCAGTGCATCTCGAATTGGTCACAGATTTATCCACAGATCGATTTCTACAGGCACTACGGCGTTTTGTTGTCAGAAGAGGACGATGTACGGATATATATTCCGACAACGGCACTAATTTTGTCGGCGCTCGCAATAAACTGCAAGAATTCCTGCGATTGCTTAAAGATAGCCATCATAACGACATTGTGTCCAAGCAATTAGCCAAGGAAGGGATCCAATGGCACTTTAGCCCACCGAGTGCGCCACATTTTGGCGGTATTTGGGAGGCCGCAGTCCGATCAGCAAAAATTCATCTGCTAAAGGTGGTAGGCGAAACTCCTGTGTCCCCAGAGGACATGAACACGCTATTAGTCCAAGTTGAAGGATGCCTGAATTCTCGCCCGCTCACACCCATGTCTGATGATCCGAATGATCTGCAGCCACTAACCCCCGCACATTTTCTGATTGGAGAATCTCTCCACGCTGTTCCCGATCCAGATTTATCAAGCATTCCAATGAATCGTCTCACCCAATGGCAGTTAACCCAACAAAGACTGCAGAACTTCTGGAAAAGGTGGCGCAAAGAATATCTGTGTCAACTTCAAGGCAGAACCAAACGATGGAAACCGGCTGTTCGTATCGACATTGGAAAACTAGTCGTTATTAAAGATGATAATCAACCTCCAATGCGATGGAAAATGGGTAGAATCGTGCAAACTCACCCTGGCGACGATGGAACCGTGCGAGTAGTTACACTGAAAACCGCTACTGGAATGCTAACTCGTCCGGTCGAAAAGCTTTGTCTGCTACCTATTTCGGATGACAACGACGACATACAGTCATCAGAAGTCCACCATCAGCAATCCTAG
- the LOC131686821 gene encoding uncharacterized protein LOC131686821 codes for MPAAGTTTSKKPPSMRALTARMKEIQLSFNDIWRFVQVFKESHTATDVDVRLCKLDELWEGFSETLVEIFSHDDYNAEGNSWEKERMEFSDRYYEVKSFLMDKAKELQEPNLLEQSLRAGDSSMRGGIDHVRLPQIKLQTFNGDIDEWLSFRDLFTSLIHWKPDLPEVEKFHYLKGCLQGEPKSLIDPLQITKANYQVAWDLLLKRYNNSKQLKKRQVQALFNLPTLPKESVTDLHVLIEGFERIVQTLDQIIQSADYKDLLLVNILTTRLDPVTRRGWEEFSAMKETDTLADLFDFLRRRLQVLDCLPTKSADTRGAQQQQQIHSKQRLPPVKTSYSSTHMSGGRCVACSSNHPLYQCSAFQRMEVTERDGLLKTHSLCRNCFRTGHQAKECQSKYSCRSCKGRHHTLVCFKSERDTDKDTKVAAVARGNKPSVPTESSNTSSQVANVAATEVLVAGAAHQYASQVLLATAVVVIEDDDGNRFPARALLDSGSESNFVTERLSQRMKVTRNRVDISVVGIGQAATKVKHRIQAVLRSRVSQYSRELSFLVLPKVTVNLPTTTINTDKWAIPDNIQLADPAFFESKVVDLVLGIEAFFDFFETGRRIFPGGTITDS; via the coding sequence ATGCCTGCTGCCGGCACTACAACTTCCAAGAAGCCACCGTCGATGAGGGCATTGACGGCCAGGATGAAGGAGATCCAATTGTCCTTCAATGACATCTGGCGGTTTGTGCAGGTGTTTAAGGAATCCCATACCGCTACTGATGTCGATGTACGCCTGTGTAAGTTAGACGAGCTTTGGGAAGGTTTCAGTGAAACTTTGGTTGAAATCTTTTCCCATGACGACTACAATGCTGAAGGGAACTCGTGGGAAAAGGAGCGTATGGAGTTCAGTGACCGGTACTACGAGGTTAAGTCCTTCCTTATGGACAAGGCCAAGGAGCTGCAGGAGCCGAATCTGCTGGAGCAGTCCCTCCGAGCTGGTGATTCGTCAATGCGGGGCGGTATCGATCATGTCCGCCTACCACAGATTAAGCTGCAGACATTTAACGGCGACATAGACGAATGGCTGAGTTTTCGGGACCTGTTTACCTCGCTCATCCACTGGAAGCCGGATCTTCCCGAAGTGGAGAAGTTCCACTACTTGAAGGGATGCTTACAAGGAGAACCCAAGAGTCTGATCGATCCGCTTCAGATTACTAAGGCCAACTATCAGGTGGCATGGGACTTGCTGTTGAAGCGATACAACAACAGTAAGCAGCTGAAGAAACGGCAGGTGCAAGCCCTTTTCAACCTTCCCACCCTTCCTAAGGAATCCGTTACCGATCTGCACGTTCTCATTGAAGGTTTTGAAAGAATTGTGCAGACTCTTGACCAGATCATTCAGTCAGCCGACTATAAAGATCTTCTACTGGTCAACATCCTCACTACACGATTGGATCCGGTCACTCGGAGGGGTTGGGAAGAGTTCTCAGCTATGAAGGAGACAGATACACTTGCAGATCTGTTTGACTTCTTGCGGCGTAGACTCCAGGTTTTGGATTGCTTGCCAACCAAGTCTGCTGACACTAGGGGtgctcagcagcagcagcaaattCATTCGAAGCAAAGGCTTCCACCAGTGAAGACAAGTTACAGTTCAACCCATATGTCTGGAGGACGCTGTGTAGCTTGTTCATCAAATCATCCGCTTTACCAGTGCAGTGCATTCCAGCGCATGGAAGTTACGGAGAGGGACGGCCTTCTGAAAACTCATTCCCTCTGCCGGAATTGCTTCAGAACGGGACACCAAGCCAAAGAGTGCCAATCCAAATACTCTTGCCGGAGCTGCAAGGGTCGGCATCATACTCTTGTGTGCTTCAAGTCAGAAAGGGATACGGATAAGGACACGAAGGTTGCGGCAGTTGCTAGGGGCAACAAGCCTTCTGTTCCCACTGAATCATCAAATACTTCATCCCAAGTGGCTAACGTGGCAGCCACAGAAGTTTTGGTTGCTGGTGCGGCTCACCAGTATGCATCCCAGGTTCTTCTGGCTACAGCAGTCGTCGTGATCGAGGACGACGATGGCAATCGGTTCCCGGCGCGTGCGCTGTTAGATTCGGGATCGGAAAGCAACTTCGTGACTGAGCGATTAAGTCAGCGCATGAAGGTAACTCGAAATCGAGTGGATATTTCTGTCGTCGGAATTGGACAAGCAGCTACCAAGGTCAAACACAGGATACAAGCGGTTTTACGGTCCCGGGTTTCTCAATACTCAAGAGAGTTGAGCTTCCTAGTCCTCCCAAAGGTAACGGTCAACCTTCCGACCACCACTATTAACACCGATAAGTGGGCAATTCCGGACAATATCCAGTTGGCAGATCCTGCATTTTTCGAATCTAAGGTGGTGGATCTTGTACTCGGAATCGAAGCGTTTTTCGATTTCTTCGAAACCGGAAGGAGAATTTTCCCTGGGGGAACAATTACCGACTCTTAA